The Aneurinibacillus migulanus genome contains the following window.
AGACCACGGCTTCGCGCTCTTCTCTACAAAGCGATTCGACCCTTAGTTGCCAAAAATCCAGCATTTAAGGCGCTACACACGTACTATACAACTCGACAGGAGAATCCACTCCGTAAACAGCAATCGTTAATCGCCTTGTGCTGTCGCCTCCTCCGCATTATGTTTGTGCTAGCTCGTAAACAAATCGATTTTAATATGAACAAGATGATAAAAGACACCCCTTTATGTGGACAGAACCAATCTCTTGCCGCATAAACCGTACAGTTGCTTATTTTTTGAAGAACATTCGCACTTGATATCTTGATCAAAAACGAAGCACGGAGAAGCCGGAATTATTTTTTCCATGCGGGCACAGACCCTGAATAGGAGCATCTCTGGCCTCCACCTCATGGACAGGTTGAACGAAGGAAAGTAGGGACATATGATCCTGAGAGACATGGGAGGGTACACCACCATGAGTCCTGTGGAGATCCAATGTGCAACCATATTTTTCAAAAAAGGCCGTAGGTCTTTGATGGCCTACATCCCCTACTTCCAATATTTTAAAAAGTTTCAAATGTCTAACTGAAGCTTCGTTTATAAAAATCAAGATATTGTAAGAATACATGAGTATTCATAAGAAAAACTTTAATTCATAGAGGGAGGAAAAAAAAGAAAAATCAACTGCTTTGTTGTAAAGTACATCCATTTTGATAGATGAATATGTTTTCTTATCCTTTTTCCTAAAAATATAGGATCGTTCATTTGACGAGTCGCTTGTTGAATCGCTTTTTTCTTGTGAGCACCTTTCTTTTCTCTTCTGCCCAATAATTTGTATCATGTATGCTATTGTAAAAGCCCGACATCTTCCAAGAAATCTCGTGTAGTCTCCTCAGACATAGTAAGTTCATCTTTAGTGTTAAAATGGACCAAAATGGGTTCTTTTTCGGAGGATGTAGGTATAAATACTATATTCCCTCTTCTAGAATCAAAATCCTCATCATTTGAGTCATCCTTTGAAATTTCATTTACTTTCTTGATTTTGTACTCATTAGCTTCTTCCCCGTATAATCGTTTCAACAGGTCTTGGGCCTTCTCCTCTTTTGTATTTCCCTCAAGGTTGACTAAAGGTAGCTCTTCAAAGGTAAAATATAGAACTTTACCTGTTTCATCAAACGTTATGCTGAATTCTTTATCAGTTTCCTCTATTTTTCCGCTCTCATTAAACCCAAGAGAATATATTTTCAATTGTTCCTCCCCTTTTATGGTAGAGCAAGACATAAAGGAATTATGAAGCTTAAGGCCCTTCATTTCCGGTAAAAGACTATAGACTTTATCCAAAGATGCTTGCACTGTTCTTGGTAATTCGGATTCAGGAACATTGGATACTACTTGAATATATTTTGTTATCTCCTCTATTTTTATATCAAAGTATAAGGTAAATACCTCCTTTTCATCACTTTCCAAGAACAACTGAATCACATTTTTTTCTTCATCATTTTCTATTTTTTTCATTTTGTTACCTGTTATTTTATATGCTTTTACTCGCGGAAATTTATCATAAAATGATTCTAATGCCGATTTCATCCCTTTCTGGGCCATAATTTCATCAACAGTCAATTCCTTAAACACAAAATCTTCCTCTTGTTCAATCATTCCTTCTTCTTGCTGGATTGGATTGCTTTCCTGTTCAGCTGCGAAAACCGGCGTTGTAGACAATAAACTGATCGCTAAAAATGTAGTTGCTATTTTTTTCATGGTCTTATTCCCTCGCTGTTTATATTTAGCCTTACCCTAGAGTAAAACTAGTTTAATCCGCTCTTGATGCTTATTCTCCCCTCTAAAAAGGATGCTGCGTAACTTCTTCTTTTTTACCTATTCATTAGCTATAACGTATAATTTCAGGATTTCTTTCCCGTTTTTTAAAATTTTTTATGAAATAATATACATAGTCTTGAATTCACTTTATCATTTGCGTTTCTCTGGTTCGTTTGTAACGTTACGCAAAAGAAAAAACACCACGTAGGTGCTAAAGGTATTTTCCGAACATCATTCACAAGTACTGCACTGAATTGTACGCTTTTCATCTACCAAAATACGGAAAATAAATAACAAAAAAGCCGTTCCAGTTAGAACGACTTCATTTATACTGTGTATGCTATTGTAAAAGCCCGAAATCTTCCAGGAAATCTCGTGTAGTCACTTCAGACATAGTAAGCTCATCTTTAATGTTAAAATGGACCAAAATGGGCTCTTTTTCAGGGGATGTAGGCATAAATATTATATTCCCTCTTCTTGTTGGATTGGATTGCTTTCCTGTTTAGCGCAACTTAGTTGCTTTTTTTATTGAATCCATATACCCTTTAGGCATATTAACGGTTTCAATTTCTGACATTGAAAACCAATTAAATGCTGAATGTTCTTCGCTAATTTCCACATTTAATGTATCTGTACACTTACATAGGTAAGTAATAATCAATACATTCTTACCTTCTAATACTTCATAAACCCATACATCAATCAAATTGTGTATTAAACAAGAAAGTCCCAATTCCTCACGGATCTCTCTATATAAATTACACTTGATATTTTGACAGGGGAATGTGGTTGGAAATAGGAGATTCGGAAAAAAGAAGAGGGTGGATACGCCCTGCAATCCGGCAAAAGAAAGGCCAGCGTGTCTTTTTCCGACCGCTCCTACTCATTGCGTTCATTTTTCAGTAAGATTACTTGATCATCGTTGAAGATGATTCCCTTAACAGAGACAGGAATTTTCCAACTCATTTCGTCACCCCTGCGAATTTAATAATATAATCCATATTCGAATCCTCGAGAGCTTAAAAAGTCAAACAAAGCCTCTAAGTCATGTGCATGATGTTGAGTTT
Protein-coding sequences here:
- a CDS encoding NUDIX domain-containing protein; amino-acid sequence: MQGVSTLFFFPNLLFPTTFPCQNIKCNLYREIREELGLSCLIHNLIDVWVYEVLEGKNVLIITYLCKCTDTLNVEISEEHSAFNWFSMSEIETVNMPKGYMDSIKKATKLR